A window from Candidatus Krumholzibacteriota bacterium encodes these proteins:
- a CDS encoding NifB/NifX family molybdenum-iron cluster-binding protein encodes MTICAPVEEDRGLDSIPCRQFGSAAFFVIHDVDKGTTDVIENESDGQSPGVNRYVNILSRESVDAVFVGDMEDELLAAFNSKGIKVYRSMPGTLRGNIEVLKRGDLEEIKPEID; translated from the coding sequence ATGACGATATGTGCTCCGGTAGAAGAGGACAGAGGTTTAGACAGTATTCCCTGCCGCCAATTCGGATCGGCTGCTTTCTTTGTTATTCATGATGTGGATAAGGGAACTACCGATGTTATTGAAAATGAATCGGACGGCCAGAGCCCCGGAGTCAACAGATACGTGAATATCTTAAGCCGCGAATCTGTTGACGCTGTCTTTGTGGGGGACATGGAAGATGAGCTTCTAGCCGCTTTCAACAGCAAGGGGATAAAGGTCTACCGGTCGATGCCGGGAACTTTGCGAGGTAATATTGAAGTTCTAAAGAGGGGCGACCTCGAAGAGATAAAGCCCGAAATCGACTGA
- a CDS encoding S8 family peptidase gives MADKPLLFFPNPATADRMKKATGRGAPNYHFPDVNRQKDRLTPQFQAMNQSFITDSSIGIEPEAVLVLEVVGEIKDFTRAVRAIDGLEWLAEIDIETIDPDDDFFVSPKIRKRLLYHKIDSLNTNQSSQIWNLLKDNSFIDKFGYRTEKPLDEFISLIPDVFNDVKNQIIEVLKSATVPSECFSGRLFLSMSNQHAMNDILSKWNQWDSERKLPRGYQKWSEIFSFLKVLRRWDVSDRLRETRVLEYWRENLDFYQSQNLLFPFEVELWYREDRAKRGAALDHIRELVQAENGQIIKTCTIEEIRFCAVKAMLPHAKIKGVLESQYVALFRSNDVMFFHPTGQCAVDILPDGEVGEFTPGEVSGDPLVGILDGAPFTNHKLLDNRLILDDPDDFSSMYQASERRHGTAMASLICHGELDENSISLNTPIYIRPIMIPNQNDLNRNEYIPENEFFEDLIERAVRRIFENSEGEDPIAPTIKIINISIGDPAKVFFHRLSSVSKLLDWLSYKYSVLFCVSAGNVTDDIELGLSEDQFLSLSQEEQATTTLKFIHSNSRNYRIIAPGESINAITVGAIHNDYSTIAGLGNRVDILPDINLPSPISPFGFGYRSSIKPEIYISAGRQLYDYHQNNSYGISRSPLAPGQKVAAAPVAAGDTTRATYSCGTSNAAALATRFGAMVVESIYELADQTRVNIPDENISPLVKALLIHSASWGKSKDVMDLYMSGGLNRKSLTKYLGYGIPLLQRVLECTNQRATAIGYGQIGKDERHEFKLPLPPSLNGSSEGRRLTISLAWMSPVSFTNRNYRKANLTFDPPKAGIADDRSEADWQKVKKGTAQHEVLIGSNVASFVDGDTILIPVECREDAGSLDESVYYGLAVTLEVKEDIDIPIYDEIKERIEVPIAIQNDQ, from the coding sequence ATGGCGGACAAACCGCTTCTTTTCTTCCCTAATCCAGCTACTGCCGATAGAATGAAAAAGGCAACAGGTAGGGGCGCACCTAATTATCATTTTCCAGATGTTAACAGGCAAAAAGACCGTTTGACCCCCCAATTCCAGGCGATGAACCAATCTTTCATTACAGACTCTTCTATTGGTATAGAGCCGGAAGCAGTTCTTGTATTGGAAGTAGTCGGAGAGATTAAAGATTTTACTCGAGCAGTCAGAGCAATTGATGGATTGGAGTGGTTGGCCGAGATAGATATTGAAACTATTGATCCTGATGATGATTTTTTTGTGTCTCCTAAAATTAGGAAACGACTTCTGTATCATAAAATAGATTCACTAAATACTAATCAATCATCTCAAATATGGAATCTTCTTAAAGATAATTCTTTCATTGATAAATTTGGTTATAGAACCGAAAAACCCCTCGATGAATTCATTTCCCTAATTCCTGATGTGTTCAATGATGTGAAGAATCAAATAATAGAAGTATTGAAAAGTGCTACGGTTCCATCTGAGTGTTTTTCTGGGCGATTATTTCTTAGTATGAGCAACCAACATGCTATGAACGATATACTGTCTAAATGGAATCAATGGGATTCTGAGAGGAAGCTACCAAGAGGATATCAGAAGTGGTCAGAAATATTTTCATTCTTGAAGGTTCTTAGACGCTGGGATGTATCAGATAGATTAAGAGAAACTCGAGTCTTGGAATATTGGCGTGAAAACCTCGATTTTTATCAATCTCAGAACCTGCTGTTCCCTTTTGAAGTTGAACTTTGGTATAGAGAGGATAGGGCAAAACGCGGCGCTGCATTAGACCATATTCGAGAATTGGTCCAAGCTGAAAATGGACAAATCATAAAAACGTGCACTATTGAGGAAATCCGGTTTTGCGCTGTAAAAGCTATGCTACCGCATGCAAAAATCAAAGGAGTACTAGAATCTCAGTATGTGGCCTTATTCCGAAGTAATGATGTAATGTTCTTCCATCCTACTGGGCAATGTGCCGTAGATATTTTGCCCGATGGAGAAGTTGGAGAATTTACTCCTGGAGAAGTATCAGGTGACCCATTGGTGGGGATCTTAGATGGAGCGCCTTTTACAAACCATAAGTTGTTGGACAATCGCCTCATTCTAGATGATCCAGATGATTTCAGTAGCATGTATCAAGCAAGTGAGAGAAGACATGGTACTGCAATGGCATCGCTTATATGTCACGGCGAGTTAGATGAAAACAGCATATCGTTGAATACGCCAATTTACATCAGGCCTATAATGATACCAAATCAAAATGATCTCAATAGAAATGAGTATATTCCAGAGAACGAATTTTTCGAAGACCTAATCGAAAGAGCTGTACGTCGTATATTTGAAAATTCTGAAGGGGAAGATCCTATTGCCCCTACAATTAAGATTATTAATATCTCTATAGGAGACCCCGCCAAGGTCTTCTTTCACCGCCTAAGTTCTGTGTCCAAATTATTGGATTGGCTGTCCTACAAATATAGTGTTCTCTTTTGTGTAAGTGCTGGAAATGTTACTGATGATATTGAGTTAGGTCTTTCGGAAGATCAGTTTTTATCTCTATCACAAGAAGAGCAAGCTACTACCACATTGAAATTCATTCATAGTAATTCTCGGAATTATAGGATAATTGCTCCGGGAGAATCCATAAATGCAATCACTGTTGGAGCAATACATAATGATTATTCAACTATTGCTGGATTGGGCAATAGAGTAGATATATTGCCTGATATTAACTTGCCATCTCCTATTTCACCGTTTGGTTTTGGTTACCGTTCGTCAATAAAACCTGAAATTTACATATCTGCTGGTAGGCAGCTCTATGACTATCACCAAAATAATTCTTATGGAATTAGTAGATCTCCTTTGGCTCCTGGGCAAAAAGTTGCAGCAGCACCTGTTGCTGCTGGAGATACAACTCGTGCTACTTATTCATGCGGTACAAGTAATGCAGCTGCACTTGCGACACGATTTGGTGCGATGGTAGTAGAGTCAATCTACGAGTTAGCTGATCAAACTCGGGTAAATATACCAGATGAAAATATTTCTCCTCTAGTAAAGGCTTTGCTTATACATAGCGCGTCCTGGGGTAAGAGCAAAGATGTAATGGACCTGTACATGAGTGGCGGATTAAATAGGAAATCTTTAACGAAATATCTTGGATATGGGATACCCTTATTGCAAAGAGTTTTAGAATGTACGAATCAAAGGGCAACTGCTATAGGATACGGCCAAATTGGCAAAGATGAACGACATGAGTTTAAATTACCGCTTCCTCCAAGCCTGAATGGTTCAAGTGAAGGCAGGAGATTAACCATTTCTTTGGCTTGGATGAGCCCTGTCAGTTTTACAAACCGAAACTACCGTAAAGCAAATCTAACATTTGATCCTCCTAAAGCAGGTATTGCAGATGATAGAAGCGAAGCAGATTGGCAAAAAGTAAAGAAAGGTACCGCACAGCACGAGGTATTGATAGGAAGCAATGTTGCCTCTTTTGTAGACGGGGATACGATTTTAATACCTGTGGAATGCCGTGAAGACGCGGGGAGCTTAGATGAATCAGTCTACTATGGATTAGCAGTAACTTTGGAAGTAAAAGAAGATATTGATATTCCAATTTACGACGAAATTAAGGAAAGAATAGAGGTCCCGATTGCAATTCAAAACGACCAATGA
- a CDS encoding pyridoxamine 5'-phosphate oxidase family protein — translation MFEAKREIINREEIDKIIRSSRVCRLAVATDNIPYIVPLSFGYDGEFLYFHTGKKGKKIDCFKRGPAVCFEFDHDVALAGDRKDPCKWTFTYKSVIGFGRVSELTLKEDKRYALNQIMLQYSGRKWEFEDARIAAVRIWKVSIDSVTGRDKSR, via the coding sequence TTGTTCGAAGCGAAAAGAGAAATTATCAACAGGGAAGAGATAGATAAAATTATCCGCTCCTCGCGCGTCTGCAGGCTCGCCGTGGCAACTGATAACATACCGTATATCGTTCCGCTGTCATTTGGTTATGACGGAGAGTTCCTCTACTTTCATACCGGCAAAAAGGGAAAGAAGATTGACTGTTTCAAGCGCGGCCCGGCTGTCTGTTTTGAGTTCGACCATGATGTCGCCCTCGCAGGCGACAGAAAAGATCCCTGCAAATGGACATTTACCTATAAAAGTGTTATAGGGTTCGGCCGTGTCAGTGAATTGACTCTGAAAGAGGATAAAAGATACGCCCTCAATCAGATAATGCTTCAATACTCCGGCAGGAAATGGGAGTTCGAAGATGCCCGTATCGCGGCCGTAAGGATATGGAAGGTCTCAATTGATTCAGTAACGGGCAGAGATAAGAGCAGATAA
- a CDS encoding TonB-dependent receptor, with the protein MRKFVLIILQITLLTPALAPFAPAGCAEASDKRHAVPDTVFLLPEIIVEAESPETGGELFRHSGFVGIIDADGTRTPSQDASRLLSNATGIRVKQYGGLGSFATASIRGSSSSHVQVYLDGVPLSDPCTGVSNLSDIAIGNIDRIEVYRGFSPISFGSSSIGGAINFVTAVSSNAEGRSAPAPVDISSSVTAGSFGTRKGALRMSSAAGPLTLNCFGGYAESEGNFTFLDDNATPLNISDDRVATRLNSDFSRWNLSLRADIEIPELERVSLNFDSFEREGGVPGTGANQSSKARIKRRRRITYLRMKPEPLFSRRLRSEFTAFHSWTAELFDDPLGDISLVKQKTDNRILSYGGNMKGSFFFSSLPLSADLFLEGRKERFTPKDFLPDLREGPDRLRKNLTAAISGNLSLFKDRAVLSAGTKYLWSQSEFYDEAPFPWMPPTPQGEIENEYQSPRAGFKLHLAKSFTIKGNIGRHYRTPTFFELFGNTGSVTGDGNLKPEKGLNRDIGAVLSKDRFMSLKDLYLEMLYFDNEITNLILFFPNSQRTVKPENIGSARIKGCEVSGSLRLSSLIGLSGNYTYIDGKNTSPIPYYNGNELASTPAHEASFTVTLSARRCNLAWKLHYIGSNYLDRANMDRVPEREIHSISLETKPLGERFSITLEGRNLTNNQIRDISGFPLPGRSFYMTIKFNTKRGNDDEGQ; encoded by the coding sequence ATGAGGAAGTTCGTTTTAATTATTCTGCAAATTACTTTACTGACTCCGGCGTTAGCGCCATTTGCGCCGGCCGGCTGTGCCGAAGCGTCAGATAAGCGGCATGCAGTGCCGGACACCGTGTTTCTTCTTCCCGAGATTATAGTCGAAGCGGAATCTCCTGAAACGGGCGGCGAACTCTTCCGGCACTCGGGCTTCGTAGGCATTATAGACGCGGACGGCACAAGGACCCCTTCGCAGGACGCCTCCCGCCTTCTGTCCAACGCGACTGGAATCAGAGTAAAGCAATACGGGGGGCTGGGAAGCTTTGCCACTGCCTCTATCAGGGGGTCATCCTCATCTCACGTGCAGGTTTACTTAGACGGCGTGCCGCTGAGCGATCCCTGCACCGGGGTTTCAAACCTCTCAGACATTGCGATCGGCAATATAGACAGGATAGAGGTGTACCGGGGGTTCAGTCCCATCTCATTCGGAAGTTCTTCTATAGGCGGCGCGATAAATTTTGTGACAGCGGTGAGCTCGAACGCGGAGGGTCGCTCAGCCCCTGCGCCCGTGGATATCTCCTCGAGCGTTACCGCAGGATCGTTCGGAACCCGAAAGGGCGCGCTAAGGATGAGCTCCGCCGCGGGCCCTTTAACGCTGAACTGCTTCGGAGGTTACGCGGAAAGCGAAGGCAATTTTACATTCTTAGACGACAACGCGACTCCTTTAAATATCTCCGATGACAGGGTCGCCACGAGATTAAACAGCGATTTCAGCAGGTGGAACTTATCTCTCAGAGCGGACATAGAGATACCTGAGCTCGAAAGGGTCTCCCTTAATTTCGACAGCTTCGAGAGGGAGGGGGGTGTGCCCGGCACTGGAGCCAATCAGTCTTCAAAGGCCAGGATAAAGAGAAGACGCAGAATAACCTATCTCAGGATGAAGCCCGAGCCGCTATTCTCTAGACGCCTTCGGAGCGAATTCACGGCGTTTCACTCCTGGACAGCGGAGCTATTCGACGACCCGCTCGGTGATATAAGTCTTGTAAAACAGAAAACTGACAACAGAATCTTATCATACGGCGGCAACATGAAGGGAAGCTTCTTTTTCTCATCCCTCCCCCTGTCGGCGGACCTCTTCCTTGAAGGCAGAAAGGAACGCTTTACACCTAAGGACTTTCTGCCTGATCTCAGAGAAGGCCCGGACAGACTGAGAAAAAACCTCACAGCGGCAATTTCGGGAAATCTGTCTCTCTTTAAGGACAGGGCGGTTCTCTCGGCCGGCACGAAGTATCTCTGGAGCCAGAGTGAGTTCTACGATGAGGCTCCCTTCCCCTGGATGCCTCCAACACCGCAGGGTGAGATTGAAAATGAATATCAATCTCCTCGCGCGGGATTCAAACTGCATCTAGCTAAAAGCTTTACAATTAAGGGAAATATCGGCAGGCATTACAGAACGCCGACCTTCTTTGAACTCTTCGGCAACACCGGGAGTGTGACAGGAGACGGAAATCTGAAGCCCGAAAAGGGACTTAACCGTGATATAGGAGCCGTTCTCTCAAAAGACAGGTTCATGTCTCTTAAAGATCTCTACCTTGAAATGCTTTATTTCGACAACGAGATCACAAACCTTATACTCTTCTTCCCGAATTCACAGAGGACGGTTAAGCCTGAGAATATAGGATCAGCGCGGATAAAGGGATGTGAAGTCTCAGGTTCCCTTCGCCTATCTTCTCTTATCGGTCTTTCGGGAAACTACACATATATAGACGGAAAGAACACAAGCCCCATCCCCTACTACAACGGAAACGAGCTGGCTTCCACGCCGGCTCACGAGGCCTCCTTTACGGTAACCCTTTCCGCAAGAAGATGCAATCTCGCCTGGAAACTGCACTATATCGGCTCGAACTACTTAGACAGGGCGAATATGGACAGGGTGCCGGAAAGAGAAATCCACAGCATCTCTCTGGAAACCAAACCCTTAGGAGAGAGGTTTTCGATCACCTTAGAGGGCAGAAATCTCACGAACAATCAGATACGCGACATAAGCGGATTTCCGCTTCCGGGAAGAAGTTTCTATATGACAATAAAATTTAATACAAAGAGAGGAAATGACGATGAAGGACAATAA
- a CDS encoding DUF4282 domain-containing protein, translated as MNENKGFFGSLFDLSFSEFVTTKIIKFLFIIAVIASAIGAIAVIAGGFAKSIALGILMLVLSPVIFLIYVIIARIYLEIVIVIFRIAENTGMLVKRDENKQDFDN; from the coding sequence ATGAATGAGAACAAGGGGTTTTTCGGATCTCTCTTTGATCTGTCATTTTCTGAATTTGTAACTACAAAGATAATTAAATTTTTGTTTATTATCGCTGTAATTGCTTCAGCGATAGGAGCGATAGCGGTTATTGCAGGCGGATTTGCCAAGTCGATTGCTCTGGGGATTCTAATGCTCGTGTTGTCGCCTGTTATTTTCTTGATCTATGTCATAATCGCGAGGATATATCTTGAGATTGTGATAGTCATTTTCCGAATAGCTGAAAACACGGGAATGCTCGTCAAACGGGACGAGAATAAGCAGGATTTTGATAATTAG
- a CDS encoding T9SS type A sorting domain-containing protein, giving the protein MKDNKSNVSIKSISAAAAVIFTFLMLSLNAEAGEFAFITTTDYSTGSSSVIRLDGNYTTEIDVASIHSDAVSRWFGGLVYVVNKGGADNIQVLDPASGFETLRQFSVGNESNPQDIAFMSETKAYVTRYDSNTLWIVDPSTGAHTGSVDLSALADSDGLCEMDKMIIKGSLLFVSIQRLDRNNYWLPAGGSLIAVVDCQADTLLDTDPGQPGKQAIELGSENPFSNIQYNPYTDRLYVACPGSWGTNDGAVEVINPETLQAESPMLTESNAEGDINDVEIFSADLGYAIITDSSFNTVFISFDPSTGEKLSAIYSPGDYVINDIEISPGGEIFLADQTSTDPGIRIYSAYDGSSVSGGTISTGLPPFDICFSGGVQTDTEAVPIAVLEQNYPNPFNPITTIPFSIKKGCKVNISVFDAAGRKTATIADREFTAGSHRVVWDGKDGRSRNLASGFYFVRLESRGFTAAKKMILLR; this is encoded by the coding sequence ATGAAGGACAATAAATCAAATGTGTCAATAAAATCAATAAGCGCGGCGGCGGCCGTTATATTCACCTTTCTTATGCTCTCCTTAAACGCGGAAGCTGGTGAATTCGCATTTATTACGACAACGGATTATTCTACGGGATCATCTTCTGTTATCCGTCTCGACGGAAATTATACAACAGAGATCGATGTAGCTTCCATCCACAGCGACGCTGTTTCGAGATGGTTTGGCGGACTTGTCTATGTCGTAAACAAAGGGGGCGCAGATAATATTCAGGTTCTAGACCCCGCCTCCGGCTTTGAGACCCTTCGGCAATTCTCAGTCGGCAATGAATCCAACCCTCAGGATATAGCCTTTATGTCCGAGACAAAGGCGTATGTGACAAGATATGACAGCAATACTCTCTGGATCGTAGATCCATCTACAGGCGCTCATACCGGCAGTGTCGATCTATCGGCGCTTGCAGACAGCGACGGCCTGTGCGAGATGGACAAAATGATAATAAAGGGCAGCCTTCTGTTTGTAAGTATTCAGAGACTGGACAGAAACAACTACTGGCTTCCCGCAGGAGGAAGCCTCATAGCGGTTGTAGACTGTCAGGCGGACACACTCTTGGATACCGACCCCGGCCAGCCGGGCAAACAGGCTATAGAGCTGGGAAGCGAAAACCCGTTCTCCAACATTCAGTATAATCCATATACGGACAGATTATACGTTGCCTGCCCCGGCTCCTGGGGAACAAACGACGGCGCCGTAGAAGTGATAAACCCCGAAACGCTCCAGGCGGAAAGCCCCATGTTGACCGAATCAAACGCTGAAGGTGATATCAACGACGTTGAAATATTCTCTGCCGATCTTGGTTATGCTATCATCACAGATTCGAGCTTCAACACCGTTTTTATAAGCTTCGATCCCTCTACCGGAGAGAAACTCTCCGCGATATATTCCCCAGGCGACTACGTTATAAACGATATCGAAATTTCTCCCGGCGGAGAGATATTCCTGGCCGACCAGACGAGCACAGACCCCGGGATAAGGATCTACAGCGCTTACGACGGAAGCTCCGTCTCCGGCGGAACAATAAGCACCGGGCTTCCCCCCTTCGATATCTGCTTCAGCGGAGGCGTCCAGACAGACACGGAAGCTGTACCCATAGCCGTACTTGAGCAGAACTACCCGAACCCCTTCAACCCGATAACGACAATACCCTTTTCAATCAAAAAAGGGTGTAAAGTGAATATCTCTGTCTTTGACGCCGCGGGAAGAAAAACCGCCACTATCGCTGACAGAGAATTTACCGCCGGCTCGCATAGAGTGGTATGGGACGGCAAAGACGGCAGGTCAAGAAACCTCGCTTCAGGATTCTACTTCGTAAGACTTGAAAGCAGGGGGTTTACGGCCGCAAAGAAGATGATTCTGCTCCGGTAA
- a CDS encoding transposase — translation MVEKYRVKVPKLTEWAERNLPEGFTVFELPERHRIRLRTTNSLERLNEEIKRRTRVARLFPNEASLIRLVCAVVSEISDE, via the coding sequence ATGGTTGAAAAATATAGAGTAAAAGTTCCCAAGTTGACCGAATGGGCTGAAAGAAACCTTCCGGAAGGATTTACAGTTTTCGAGTTACCGGAAAGACATCGAATAAGACTTCGGACAACGAACAGCCTGGAAAGACTAAATGAAGAAATAAAGAGAAGAACTAGAGTAGCCAGATTGTTCCCCAACGAAGCATCTCTTATTCGGCTTGTCTGTGCTGTTGTATCAGAAATCAGTGATGAATAG
- a CDS encoding AAA family ATPase translates to MARSDILISLIQSANRGDMVSFRKAVEILIAEERSKKHDILADRLANSLKNGSNNGVSIQSKGEARDLLFESIADRTFDGLLLDNEIKSICNELIEEQHRADLLRSHGLEPRNRILLAGSPGNGKTSLAEAIATHLMYPLYIIRYENLIGSYLGETASRLQKVFEYVKTRNCVLFFDEFDTIGKERGDTKETGEIKRVVSSLLLQMDRLPTYVVIITASNHPELLDRAVWRRFQIRLELKRPKNIQIESFIDNIAKKSKCNFNYSYKTLSNKLKGKSYSEIEEFCVEIIRKAVLQHKQDDAKAIVSKSLKQWQIKYSGKNVGV, encoded by the coding sequence ATGGCTAGATCAGATATATTAATTTCGTTAATTCAGTCTGCTAATCGTGGCGATATGGTATCGTTTCGAAAGGCAGTAGAGATATTGATTGCAGAGGAAAGATCTAAGAAACACGATATTTTAGCAGACAGACTAGCAAATTCTCTTAAAAACGGAAGCAATAATGGTGTCTCAATCCAATCCAAGGGTGAAGCAAGAGACCTATTATTTGAATCCATTGCGGATAGAACATTTGATGGTCTCTTATTAGATAATGAGATTAAATCTATATGTAATGAGCTGATTGAAGAACAGCATAGAGCGGACTTACTAAGAAGTCATGGTTTAGAACCGCGTAATCGTATTTTGCTTGCGGGTTCACCAGGAAATGGTAAAACTAGCTTGGCAGAAGCAATTGCCACACATTTAATGTATCCGCTCTATATCATTCGTTATGAAAACCTCATTGGCAGTTATTTGGGCGAAACTGCATCGCGACTTCAAAAAGTATTTGAGTATGTTAAAACAAGAAATTGTGTTTTGTTTTTTGACGAATTTGATACCATTGGAAAAGAACGTGGAGATACGAAAGAAACTGGAGAAATCAAAAGGGTAGTCAGTTCACTGCTATTGCAGATGGACAGATTACCTACATATGTGGTTATTATTACTGCTAGTAATCATCCTGAATTATTAGATCGAGCAGTTTGGCGAAGATTTCAAATTCGATTGGAATTAAAACGTCCGAAAAATATTCAAATTGAATCTTTTATTGACAATATCGCAAAAAAGAGTAAATGTAATTTTAATTATAGTTATAAAACTTTATCAAATAAGTTAAAAGGAAAAAGCTATTCGGAAATTGAGGAATTTTGTGTCGAGATAATTCGTAAAGCTGTATTACAACATAAACAGGATGATGCAAAAGCCATAGTTTCAAAGTCCTTGAAACAATGGCAAATAAAATACTCTGGAAAAAATGTAGGTGTATAA
- a CDS encoding GYD domain-containing protein: protein MQTYILLTKFSAEQSTEMKNRKKQGREWLEQVKKKCPEVKFISHYALLGKYDFMDIYQAPDEETAAKVSMISLSNGAFQSESLMAIPYKRFLKLAEDIS from the coding sequence ATGCAGACTTATATACTTCTTACCAAGTTTTCGGCCGAGCAGAGCACGGAGATGAAGAACCGCAAGAAGCAGGGGCGGGAGTGGCTTGAACAGGTAAAAAAGAAATGCCCTGAGGTAAAGTTTATCTCGCACTACGCTCTTCTTGGAAAATACGATTTTATGGATATCTATCAGGCCCCTGACGAAGAGACGGCCGCTAAGGTTTCCATGATAAGTCTCTCTAACGGCGCTTTTCAGTCTGAAAGCCTTATGGCGATACCTTATAAGAGGTTTCTTAAGCTGGCAGAGGATATCTCGTAA
- a CDS encoding single-stranded DNA-binding protein, which yields MSSGVNKVILVGNLGGDPEVRSTGSGTPVANFTIATNESFKTRDGERNERTEWHRIVTFGKLAEICGQYLKKGKQVYIEGRIQTRQWEDRSGNKRYTTEVVCNQMVMLGRAGDAPYSPPEDDSSGQSSGEEAESVPSAADDDDDLPF from the coding sequence ATGAGCAGCGGAGTAAACAAAGTTATACTTGTTGGAAATCTCGGGGGAGACCCCGAAGTTAGAAGCACCGGAAGCGGCACGCCGGTAGCTAATTTTACGATCGCGACAAACGAAAGTTTTAAAACCAGAGACGGCGAGCGCAATGAGCGGACCGAGTGGCACAGGATAGTAACCTTCGGAAAGCTCGCGGAAATTTGCGGCCAGTATCTGAAAAAGGGCAAACAGGTTTATATAGAGGGAAGGATTCAGACCAGACAGTGGGAAGACCGCTCGGGAAACAAGCGGTATACCACCGAAGTTGTCTGTAACCAGATGGTAATGCTCGGAAGGGCGGGAGACGCTCCCTATTCTCCGCCGGAAGATGACAGTTCCGGCCAGAGCTCAGGGGAAGAAGCGGAATCTGTCCCTTCAGCGGCAGACGACGATGACGATCTTCCCTTTTAG